Sequence from the Phragmites australis chromosome 6, lpPhrAust1.1, whole genome shotgun sequence genome:
TAACCACCAGCAGCGCACCATTATTAGGATGATAATGGCTCTCCTTCCCCTTCCCTACCACTAGGGAATGTAATTGATGCCATCTTGGTTGTTACTGCATCCTCCTCCAACCTCTCTCCCAGTCCCAGATCTCATCCGCTTCCTCCGTTGGCATTGCACTGTTTCTTGGTCCTTGTCTCCTCATGTGATTTGGGGTGAATCTTGGTTCTGGTGCTGCTTCTTTCTTTCGTTCTTGGCTGCTCGCATTCTAGGGGTTTGAGGAGCGGAGATGGGGGTTTTCAGCACCGTGCTTGGTTTCTTTGGGTTTGGGGTGGGGATCACCCTGGGGCTTGTGATTGGGTACTACCTGTTCATCTATTTCCAGCCCACCGATGTGAAGGTACGATATGCCTCCTCCCCTGATGTTTCTGTTTGGTTTCGGCGTCTCGTCTCCTCTTCTTTCAGTAGCCTGTAGGACGTTAAGAGCAATGACTGAAACGCGAGACAAAAATCGAGGTGATTTTGGGTGTTTTCGGGCTGAAATCGTGAAGTGCTGAGCATGCCTGGGGTTCATAGTCCAGTTGTTCGGTTATGTTGTTTCCCGGCCTATTTTAATCAGAGTTAGATGTGTTGACCTATGAGAGGATGGTGGTCTTATTTAGTGCTGTTGGGATTCGCTTGTGTTGGGATGGTAGTCTCGTTAGACGCTCATGTTCATGACAGTTTCATGTATAATGTTTTGTACTAGATCAAACTGTAGCTTTTCAATGGTGCTCTATTCTTGTTTCCCATTTCAGATTGAGTATTGTTCGAGCTGACATTGTATTAGTTGATTGATGGCCATATGAATATTAATTTTTGGGGACCACAACTATTGATGCAAATTAGGTGTTTCTTCTATGCTTGCATGAGCCAGTGTTCTTCATCTCATAATTTCAGGGGTGTGCACTATGCACCATTACAATTTATCTTTTACTGGAAAAGGTTGgtatataaatagatagccTGTATGTGAGTTCTGCATAAGCCCACTCAATAGAATGCTGCATCTGATATTTACTTGGAGGTGAAAAAGTTGATTGAACAATCCCTCACATACATCACTTTGGCTCCTCATTGGTCATGTAGTCTTGTTTATACTACCACACCTAACCTAACATCTCATGCTTTAATGGTGTTCCGCAGCACCCTGTAATTAGGCCACTTGTTGAACTCGATACAAAATCATTGGAAGGCATGCTTCCTGAGATTCCCCATTGGGTCAAAAGTCCAGACTTTGATCGGGTATGCTTATCCTCTCAGTCAAACTTTTATGCTCTGCCGTGCCAGTTATATTTGACTGCTAGAACATAACAATACTGCCTTTCTTTCTTTAACAAAGATTGACTGGCTGAACAAGTTTGTCGAGACTATGTGGCCTTATCTTGACAAGGTATGTGTTATGTTCAGTGTTCTCAAAATGTGTGTAATATTCTTTGTGCAAGTATTTTATgctttattttcaaatatcttCTTTCACAGGCAATATGTAAAACTGCAAAGGAAATCGCTACACCAATTATTGCTGAGAACTCAGCAAAGTATACGATCGATTCAGTTGAATTTGAGACATTAACATTAGGCTCATTACCACCAACATTTCAAGGTACGGTATTATCTGAAAATATCATTACAATGAATATTATTAGAAGTTAATTTCAGTGAAGTACCTTCTGTACAGTTTAATTCCAATGAAATACTTTTCATATAGTAGCACTTTCTATCAAAAGAGTTTGCTGGAATGTCATGAGTCATTTGCCAGATCAAATGACCTTTGGAAGAAGAGTGAAGTTACCATCATCTTGTTAACAAAATACATTTGTACATTCGAGCCTGCTTTGATATGCCTAAATACACAGTCGTGTTGAGAGTTTAGCATGATACAGAATCTTCTgtcccaaaaaaaaagaatgcaaaATGGGCAAGACCTAAAGGATCTATTTCATGACCCAGGGTTCAAAATTCGCTAAAGACTTATGGCACGCTTGTGCCACATACATGTGCATGCATAGCAACTTGCATATTTGTTCATTCTCACTTCCGCCAAAAGGAtttgttgaagtataagtgaattgttcACCTTTTCTCATCAGCTTAGTCTTTTGGTTGAATTGGTTAGTGCATGCAGCCCAATATGATATCACAGCCAGAGGTCTCGAGTTGGAGTCCTGACGGGtgcaattaaacaaaaaattgcaGCCGACTCCTATTTCCACGCCTGAGGCTTGAGGGAGCCTCCACGTGAGGGATAGTGTTGAAGTATAGGTGAATTACTCATCTTTCTCTATGAGCTTAGGCTTTTGAGTGAATTGGTCGGTGCATGCAGCTCAATAGGATTTACCTGGAGCTGCTACGTTTTTTTTGCCCCAAACCCATCAAGCTTTCTGCATGGACTAATCTGACAACTATTACATACACCGGTAGGCCACCATAAATTGGGCCATGGTGTTTGAAAGATAACTTCCAAGAAAATATCTGAATTGTTCACTGACATCTTCCAATGATCCAGTCATTTCACAATGTTTGATTACCTTGGACATGTTTATGCTATCCTAAGCCATATTCCTGGTATCTGATAGTTGGCACATTTTATTAACACCTTCGAACATTACCCAATTATTTTGGTTTATATTTTATGATATTAGAGCCAGAGGTCTCGAGTTCGAGTCCGGGCGGACgcaattaaacaaaaaattgcaGCCGACTCCTATTTCCACATCTAAGGCTTGAGGGAACCTCCACGTGAGGCGattgttgaagtataagtgaattgccCATATTTCCTTATCAACTTAGGCTTTTGGGTGAATTGGTTGGTGCATGCAGCTCAACAGGATTTACTTGGAGCTGTTACGTTTGTTTCCCGATTTGTATGCTGTCCAAACCCATCAAGCTTTCTACATGGACTAATCCGACAACTATTACATACATCgataggtcatcataaattggGCCATGGTGTTTGAAAGATAACTTCCAAGAAAATATCTGAATTGTTCACTGACATCTTCCAATGATCCAGTCATTTCACAATGTTTGATTACCTTGGACATGTTTATGCTATCCTGTGCCATAATTCCTGGTATCTGATAGTTGGCACATTTTATTAATACCTTTGAATATTACCCAATTATTTTGGTTTATATTTCTGCCACTAAAACTAGATGCTAGTGTAGACCATTGGTTGCTTGACAATGAGCTGATATAACATTTTTCCTAACTCCAATGCAGGGATGAAGGTCTACACCACTGACGAACAAGAACTTATAATGGAACCGTCGATAAAGTGGGCTGGCAATCCTAATATCACTGTTGTAGTCAAAGCATATGGGCTAAAAGTAACTGCACAGGTACAGTAATATTACTCAGGAACATATGTGTTGGTTAAATTAGATCAAGATAAGTACATATGCATGCTGCAACCATTTATCTTGGTGGGATCAAGCTGATTTGAAGATACTAATCTTCATTGTCAGATTATACTTATCCTTTATCAAGTCTACTATTACAGGTAATTGATTTGCAAGTATTTGCTCTACCACGCATAACATTGAAGCCACTGGTTCCAAGCTTTCCATGTTTTGCCAAAATACTCGTTTCACTCATGGAGAAGGTAAATTCTGaagcacatatttatttttggcaCTTCTGTAATAGCCAACTTATGTTGCCCACCTTTTGCAGCCACATGTTGACTTTGGTCTGAAACTCCTTGGAGCAGATCTCATGGCAATTCCAGGCCTTTATGTATTTGTTCAGGTTGTTTCTGCATTAAGAGAGCTTGTTATTTCATCCAATTTTGAGGATAATATTTCTTTACATCCTTCGAAAGACTTTTCTAGATTTCATGAATTTATAGCATACTGCTCGATGTTTTCTTATTACCTAATTTGTTTCCAGATCAACATCTAATCCAGTATCCCAAATCTTTCCACCAATACATTACCAGTCTAAATCTCTTCTATCCAAACTAACTTACATCATGCATGGATCCTGCAGGAAACTATCAAGGCTCAGGTAGCAAATATGTACTTGTGGCCTAAAGTACTCGAGGTGCAAATCATGGATCCTGCAAAGTAAGGCCATACTACAACTTATCCTTTTGGTTAGACTATGCTCACTTTCAGTTGGTTAATTTACTATCATTTTTGCAACATGTTGCATGAAGAGCACAAATGAAACCTGTCGGAATTCTGCATGTTAATGTGCTACGGGCTGTTAAACTCACCAAGAAAGACTTGATGGGCAAATCGGATCCGTATGTGAAGTTAAAGCTAACAGAGGAAAAACTTCCATCAAAGAAAACTTCAGTGAAGCGAAGCAACCTGAACCCTGAATGGAATGAGGAATTCACATTAGTTGTCAAAGACCCAGAATCTCAGGCTCTGGAGCTTACGGTGTACGATTGGGAGCAGGTAACGATCAATGGGCTCATATATTCTACCTCCGCTGATTACATCAGCCTAATTTGTTCCTACCTATATCTTTCGTTCTCAGGTTGGGAAGCATGACAGGATTGGAATGAATGTTATCCCGCTAAAAGACCTTACGCCTGAGGAGACAAAATCTATTACACTTAACCTGCTCAAGACTATGGATGCAAATGACCCAGCAAATGAGAAGTTCCGGGGGCAGCTTACTGTTGATGTAACATATAAGCCTTTCAAGGAAGGTGATTCTGATGTTGATATGAGTGACGAGTCCGGTGTCATTGAAAAAGCTCCTGATGGCACACCCGAAGGTGGTGGTTTGCTGGTTGTTATTGTCCACGAAGCACAGGATGTTGAAGGAAAGCACCACACCAATCCGTATGTAAGAATTCTATTTAGGGGTGAGGAAAAGAAGACAAAGGTATgtaaaacatttttaaatattgaaatgaaCACTTAAATCTCCGTAATGGATGATTTACTGTTTGGTTTAGGACATTTTACTATAAAAATACTTCCAATACTTTGTAGTTGTGGTCACCATGTTACAGATGTAGTCCTTCATCTTGATCTGATGTGTGCAGCATATTAAAAAGAATAGAGATCCGCGTTGGGAAGAACAATTTGAGTTCGTGTGTGAGGAGCCACCTATAAATGATAAAATGCAAGTTGAAGTCATTAGCAGGCCATCAAGTCTTGGCATACATTCCAAGGTACTGGTTTTGTCCTTCTCCATTCATGTTGTTATTGCGATGAAGATAATTGTAATTTGGAATTTTGCACAAGTTGTCATAGTTAATGTGTAAATATTAAATACTATTGCTAGGTAGATGCATCAAGTCTGCATGGTAGCAGCAGCTACAGGAATGTAACCGCAAAATAAGATATAATGTTATTTCCATTAACTCATTTATTCGAGGATAGCTTCCTCTTAAGACAATGCTAGTTACATTACTCATGAGCAATGAGTAGGACCACTGGGAACTAGCTGGTAGTTGCAGCCctcatcttcatgaatttctcaACAAGGCCCAGATTTTACCTATAACTAACTTGAAATTCTGCTAGATCTGAGTTATCGTATCTTCTGATTTTGGTACATGAAATACAGAAATAGTAATAGAACAAATAATTTCATGAAAAATTGAAGAGCTCTAATGAAGATCATAAGTTGGttctttagatttttttagaacTGATGGTTCCTATCCATTTTTTGACTAAGTTCAATCTGGCTTTTGGTTTAGAGTCAGATTCTCCTTGAGCAACACGTAGTTGATTAGTTGCCTCGGAAGGCTTAGCCTCAGTTTGGCGTTGTGGTGGATTATGATATCGTTAGATCTAAATGAGGTATTAATGTGTTAGAAAGTACACATCAAGTGTGAGAGAAATAATAATTGTTGGGAGGAAATACATCAGCCTGTATACATTACTAAAGGATCATCATCAAGAGCTCCGGAGCCCTGGCCTCTGGATCCTCAGCCGGAAGTCTGGCTTTCGAAGACCGTGAAACCCTCCAACCACTACCTCTCAAGACAGGGGAAGTTGCTGGTCTTCGAAAGGGATTGTTAGGGCCGTCTTTAAGGACCCTCAACGTTCCTGGCCCTGTTAGCCTATGCCTGGGAATCTCAGATCCCTAAAGGCCTTCCGGGTCTCTAGGCTTTGAAGCTTTTCAGAGCCCTAACCTCTCGGAGCCCCAGTTCTTCGGAGCCTGGGTTCTTCGAAGCCCAGAGAGTGGGTCATCAGGCCTTGGAGAAAAATCAGCCAGAGGGGGCCTACCAGACGTCCTTCGCCTACAAGGATGTGATCGACATTTAATATCCATGCAAGTGATGACCATCCTAACATCCTAGTGTAAgtggaggtcatcctgacatTCGGGGCAGTGCGGCGTTGAGCTGCAATTGACGATCGGCCGAGTATCGCACCCTCTGGGTCACTTATATCGCTGTATTtgctatagtagataatatcttttaGTTAGAGGTAAATGTATTTTGTCTGAACCTAGGTTGCGTAATTCGACTAGCCTCAAGTCCCTGTAGCATAGCGGTAACTTGCATCATTATCTCTGTAAAGATACATTTGTATACTTACACCCTGAatgatactataaatacagacccatGGTCATCAAACTAAGGACGAATCTCTTGGTGATAAACATATCtgtatttctttctttccaattcttcttcaagcttgagtctctttTCTAAAGGAGGCTCTGTTTTCTAGAGTGGGCTCTCTCTGCAAGGATGAAAGCACGATGGCCGTCGGCTCTAACCTTGCAAGTATTGCCTCCAACCTTGCAAGCATGCCCACGGGACCGCTTGATTCCGGAGGCACCACAGCAGGCGAAACCGGCGCTGGTGTCCGAAGCAACGAGCCAATCGAAATCATTGTCATctccgacgatgaggaggaagaggacgccATACTGAAACCAAGAAGAGGCGATCCCTTACACAGAGGTGAAGGATCAACTGGGTGAACCCCGGGTTTTATAGCCAGGCCAATTGCTTGCGCACGCCAGGGGAGGAAAATGGAATCGTCACGAGCGTAGTTTTGCAGCACTCCCAATTACTCCCGTAGGGGGCCCGTGGCCACGTCCAGTTCGATCCACATCCACGTAGCGACATCTTGCGGTGGCTCCCTGGTTTTTTGCACGCACGTCTTGTCGCATTTATAGTTCAGGCCTCTTTCGGCGCATGCGAGGgtcgtgggcacaagaccccaGGTGAACCTTCGCATCACCCTGTCACGCATTGCCATTACCGCACGCCATCCATTACTTGGGCCAAAAAACGAGGAGAATACCTCGATGCCACACGCAACCTCCACCATGACAGTGCAAGCGGTCAAAGGACTCGCCATCAAAGGAGTTGAAGGGCTTACTCCGCATAGGCCCTGGAGCGCATTGACTCTGTCAGGTCTCGTCGCGGTAAACCgttgagggggtcatggactccCTCCTTCAGCGTACCTGTCAACCACGCAGTTTCCTCTAGATTACGCTATTGCCATCAAGCTTCGTCATCATCTCTCATGGTCACCACTGAGAGCCTCCTTAATGGTGAGAAGCTATATTAGGATATACTGACTATGATGCTGGGCTAGAGCTAGTTCTTTCTGCATCCGCTTGTCCCTTCATACCTCGGGGTTAGTGGATGTGAGGTACTGTTGAGGGAAATACCTCACGCAGcaagctagcacatgagagcaagACAAGTGCAACAATGATAGCTTGTTGTAAGTGCACTCGCACTTATCCTCTGGCCACAACCTGCATTCCATTGTAATTTCCTCTCTTCCGATACCCATTCCGTCCTTGTCACGCAACATCACCTCAAAGGCGTGCTGACGGTTACCAACAATATGAACTCTATGTGACTGGCCCTTCTCGTGTTTCTCTTCCATGTAAGATGTTATCTTCGCCGTATACACCCTTTGCGTATTGGCTATATATAGCGCGGTCTTACTGTAACGCTCTCGGAGATACTGCTGCATTCCATGAGTGACTCCCTCCATAATTGCTACTAACGGCAGTGATCATATTTTTCTCCTTCCATTTTAAATACAATACTACGGaaatccacaacaattcaaatatacaattcctacgacaaaaaatatatacatctaataatatcaaattttcaaatcatattaggtaacatattttaactctac
This genomic interval carries:
- the LOC133922172 gene encoding synaptotagmin-2-like — protein: MGVFSTVLGFFGFGVGITLGLVIGYYLFIYFQPTDVKHPVIRPLVELDTKSLEGMLPEIPHWVKSPDFDRIDWLNKFVETMWPYLDKAICKTAKEIATPIIAENSAKYTIDSVEFETLTLGSLPPTFQGMKVYTTDEQELIMEPSIKWAGNPNITVVVKAYGLKVTAQVIDLQVFALPRITLKPLVPSFPCFAKILVSLMEKPHVDFGLKLLGADLMAIPGLYVFVQETIKAQVANMYLWPKVLEVQIMDPAKAQMKPVGILHVNVLRAVKLTKKDLMGKSDPYVKLKLTEEKLPSKKTSVKRSNLNPEWNEEFTLVVKDPESQALELTVYDWEQVGKHDRIGMNVIPLKDLTPEETKSITLNLLKTMDANDPANEKFRGQLTVDVTYKPFKEGDSDVDMSDESGVIEKAPDGTPEGGGLLVVIVHEAQDVEGKHHTNPYVRILFRGEEKKTKHIKKNRDPRWEEQFEFVCEEPPINDKMQVEVISRPSSLGIHSKENLGYVVISLADVINNRRINEKYHLIDSKNGRIQLELQWKTS